Proteins encoded together in one Peribacillus asahii window:
- a CDS encoding manganese catalase family protein, whose translation MYFYKEDLINMIVPDKPDPHAAKVLQEALGGQFGEMRTLMQFSFQSANFRGKAKKYRDLIRGVFLEELSHVELVQSTINQLLNESGGDMPGNQAADSAPLNAVIQNGANPHHYIMGAKASLPVDAGGNPWNGSWVYDHGNLAANLLNNVVLESTGVLQKSRIYEMSNNKTLRETIAFLIVRDNAHQNAFAKALETLGVDWGKLFPIPNYDLNKYPECRKYVEMGFHNAQFNFRLDDTLIGEIFTGTTPSRNGGELKVTEPPKGYPVPEMPDMPNEHAPGLYDLNN comes from the coding sequence ATGTATTTTTACAAAGAGGATCTAATCAATATGATTGTTCCAGATAAACCCGATCCACATGCAGCTAAAGTTCTTCAAGAAGCACTCGGAGGGCAATTTGGCGAGATGCGCACATTGATGCAGTTCTCCTTTCAAAGTGCAAATTTTAGAGGAAAAGCAAAGAAATATCGAGATCTTATTAGAGGTGTATTCTTAGAAGAACTCAGCCATGTAGAACTTGTTCAATCAACAATTAATCAGCTCTTAAATGAGTCTGGTGGAGATATGCCTGGTAATCAGGCTGCTGATAGCGCCCCTTTAAATGCTGTAATACAAAATGGCGCAAACCCCCATCATTACATCATGGGAGCTAAAGCATCCCTACCTGTTGACGCTGGAGGTAACCCATGGAATGGATCTTGGGTTTATGACCATGGTAACTTAGCAGCTAATTTACTTAATAATGTCGTCTTAGAGTCGACTGGCGTACTCCAAAAATCTAGAATTTATGAAATGAGTAACAATAAAACCCTTCGAGAAACCATTGCGTTTTTAATAGTGAGAGATAATGCTCATCAAAATGCATTCGCAAAAGCTCTTGAAACATTAGGTGTAGATTGGGGAAAACTTTTTCCAATCCCTAACTATGATTTAAATAAATACCCTGAATGTCGTAAATATGTCGAAATGGGCTTCCATAATGCTCAATTTAATTTTAGACTCGACGATACTTTAATAGGTGAAATTTTCACTGGTACAACACCTAGCAGGAATGGTGGAGAGCTTAAGGTAACAGAACCACCAAAAGGATATCCAGTACCAGAAATGCCTGATATGCCAAATGAACATGCACCTGGACTATATGACCTAAACAATTAG
- a CDS encoding chromate transporter has translation MIWFPIFLAFFIANILGYGGGPASIPLMYDQIVTRYGWLNNTEFSNMLALGNALPGPIATKIAAFVGYEVYGWPGFIMALIGTVVPSAVALILLLKIIRRYRHSLVFKGVSLLAQPVIAIMMLLITITIATDAVHSIGYVHSLIIALFAFLALGKFKIHPAFVIILAFMYGGIIIPWTS, from the coding sequence ATGATTTGGTTTCCCATCTTTTTAGCCTTTTTCATTGCCAATATTCTTGGATATGGCGGCGGCCCTGCATCGATTCCACTCATGTACGACCAAATTGTTACGCGTTATGGTTGGCTCAACAATACGGAATTTTCAAATATGCTGGCACTCGGTAATGCTCTTCCGGGACCTATCGCTACGAAAATCGCCGCCTTTGTTGGATATGAAGTATACGGATGGCCAGGGTTCATTATGGCGTTAATTGGTACAGTTGTCCCTTCAGCGGTTGCACTCATTTTATTACTGAAAATCATTCGACGTTATCGTCACTCCCTTGTCTTCAAAGGGGTATCCCTGCTCGCCCAACCTGTTATTGCCATTATGATGCTTCTTATTACTATAACAATCGCAACCGATGCTGTTCATTCAATCGGCTACGTACACTCACTCATTATTGCGCTTTTTGCCTTTCTAGCATTAGGTAAATTCAAGATCCATCCGGCATTTGTCATTATTCTTGCCTTTATGTATGGTGGAATTATTATCCCATGGACGTCATAA
- a CDS encoding PucR family transcriptional regulator: protein MKIAELLQIPNLANTNLIAGSAGMEREVFTVNMMDAPDIIPYLKPNELLVTTAYHLKDHPDALLELVEAMAEQNCAGLGIKTKRFVQEVPEKVIETANQLAFPIIELPLEQSLGEIVNHALHAILNQRANELTYVMETHKQFTNLIMDGKGIPKLLDRLSEMIGFPIVLINQYLKPTSQPNSNSKPLTIIKHLLTKGFSFSISKTMFLSFSVLFNRQTYSVFPIYTSGKNFGYLAILGEIKGSDHLTTLTIEQATNVISFALMQEHTLKQHERSVHNDFFTHFLEDAFSSQEEITNRAKEFSIQVNKPYICLVGKLDETNINTSYSELQQKIDTIFEFIEEELFDSTISIHFFSKGKLCILLYEGEEISSDTMDFITELLSELQTKISTHFETTISFGVSNFSQNFFHIKNAFIEAKSALKEGSLSRKTQYISFYRTKDIIELLRAIPQEDLKNFYTYTLQGFTTANKEEENILLQTMSVYLETHCQISETAKRLYVHRNTVIYRLEKCEDLLGKSLKDADTTLQIRIALRIKTLLNL from the coding sequence ATGAAGATTGCCGAATTATTGCAAATTCCCAACTTAGCCAACACAAATCTCATCGCCGGATCAGCAGGAATGGAACGCGAAGTTTTTACCGTCAATATGATGGATGCACCCGATATCATCCCTTATCTCAAACCAAACGAGCTGCTCGTCACAACAGCCTATCATTTAAAAGACCACCCAGATGCCCTTCTCGAGCTTGTTGAGGCTATGGCTGAACAAAACTGTGCTGGACTTGGCATTAAAACAAAACGCTTCGTTCAGGAGGTACCTGAAAAAGTTATCGAGACAGCTAATCAATTAGCCTTTCCTATCATAGAGCTCCCATTGGAACAATCACTCGGCGAAATTGTCAATCACGCCCTCCATGCAATCCTTAATCAAAGAGCCAATGAATTAACGTATGTCATGGAAACACATAAACAATTCACTAATTTAATCATGGACGGAAAAGGGATTCCAAAATTATTAGACCGTTTATCAGAAATGATTGGCTTTCCTATCGTATTAATTAACCAATACCTAAAACCAACTTCACAGCCCAACTCAAACTCCAAGCCTCTCACCATCATCAAGCATTTACTAACAAAAGGGTTTAGTTTTTCCATCTCAAAGACAATGTTCCTTTCTTTTTCCGTTCTCTTTAACCGGCAAACCTATTCCGTCTTTCCTATCTATACAAGTGGTAAAAATTTTGGTTATTTAGCTATTTTAGGAGAAATCAAAGGGTCCGATCATCTTACTACACTAACAATCGAACAAGCTACCAATGTCATTTCTTTTGCCCTTATGCAAGAACATACACTCAAACAACATGAACGTAGTGTTCACAATGATTTTTTCACTCATTTTCTAGAAGATGCTTTCTCATCCCAGGAGGAAATTACAAATCGCGCAAAAGAATTTTCCATACAAGTGAACAAACCGTACATATGCTTAGTCGGCAAATTAGATGAAACAAACATAAACACTAGTTATAGCGAGCTCCAACAAAAAATAGATACGATTTTTGAATTCATTGAAGAAGAGTTGTTCGATTCAACAATTTCCATTCACTTTTTTTCAAAAGGAAAGCTATGCATTCTGTTATATGAAGGAGAAGAAATTTCAAGTGACACGATGGACTTCATTACCGAACTATTGAGTGAACTTCAAACGAAGATCTCCACACACTTTGAAACAACGATTTCATTCGGAGTTAGTAACTTTAGTCAAAATTTCTTTCATATAAAAAACGCCTTCATAGAAGCAAAGAGCGCTTTAAAAGAAGGCAGTCTTTCAAGAAAAACGCAATATATTAGCTTTTATCGAACAAAGGACATTATCGAATTATTACGCGCTATTCCTCAAGAGGATCTTAAAAACTTCTATACTTACACATTGCAAGGATTTACTACAGCGAATAAAGAGGAAGAGAATATTCTGCTGCAAACCATGTCTGTTTATTTAGAAACGCACTGTCAAATCTCGGAGACAGCTAAACGTCTATATGTACATCGCAATACAGTCATATACCGGTTAGAGAAATGCGAAGATTTATTAGGAAAAAGTTTAAAAGATGCCGATACAACCCTTCAAATCCGAATTGCTCTGCGAATTAAAACATTATTAAATCTATAG
- the uraD gene encoding 2-oxo-4-hydroxy-4-carboxy-5-ureidoimidazoline decarboxylase, protein MLTLETVNQTSQEEFVQLFGDLFEHSAWIAKKVYDAKPFSSFQEMHQHMVSIVKNASTEEKLTLIQAHPNLGDKVQMSQDSINEQQGAGLQNLTPAEYENFLTLNQNYQSKFGFPFIIAVRGKDKHQIYEAMNIRIDNPTEVEFETALLQIYQISKLRLLKKTTMKNEAAAANNNLTNKERL, encoded by the coding sequence ATGTTAACTCTTGAAACCGTCAATCAAACAAGCCAGGAGGAGTTCGTCCAACTGTTCGGCGATTTATTTGAACATTCAGCTTGGATTGCTAAAAAAGTATATGATGCCAAACCATTCTCTTCTTTTCAAGAGATGCATCAACATATGGTGAGCATTGTTAAAAACGCCTCCACTGAAGAAAAGCTTACACTCATCCAAGCTCACCCTAATCTCGGCGACAAAGTGCAAATGAGCCAAGATTCCATCAATGAACAGCAAGGAGCTGGATTACAAAATCTCACTCCTGCAGAATACGAAAACTTTCTTACATTAAATCAAAATTACCAATCTAAATTTGGCTTTCCATTCATCATTGCTGTTCGCGGCAAAGATAAACATCAAATTTATGAAGCGATGAACATAAGAATTGACAATCCAACAGAAGTGGAATTCGAAACAGCGTTATTACAAATTTACCAAATATCTAAACTGCGGCTACTTAAAAAAACGACCATGAAAAACGAAGCTGCAGCAGCAAACAATAATCTTACCAATAAGGAGCGCTTATGA
- the uraH gene encoding hydroxyisourate hydrolase → MTGLTTHILDLSHGQPAANVKIELYYFEPTSNERKLIRTAVTNEDGRCDAPLLSDEEVTAGSYELLFYIGEYFRNKEVVLPDPPFLEQIPVRFRISNPAAHYHVPLLVSPWGYQVYRGS, encoded by the coding sequence ATGACAGGCTTAACAACACATATTCTCGATTTATCTCACGGCCAACCCGCTGCCAACGTAAAAATTGAACTGTATTATTTCGAACCAACATCAAACGAACGAAAACTTATTCGTACAGCTGTTACGAATGAAGATGGACGCTGTGACGCTCCCCTGCTTTCAGATGAGGAGGTCACAGCAGGAAGCTATGAACTACTCTTTTATATTGGTGAATATTTCAGAAATAAGGAGGTAGTTTTACCAGATCCTCCTTTTCTAGAACAAATCCCAGTCCGGTTCAGAATCTCCAATCCTGCGGCCCACTATCACGTACCCCTGCTTGTTTCTCCTTGGGGATATCAAGTGTATCGTGGAAGCTAA
- a CDS encoding enoyl-CoA hydratase/isomerase family protein has product MDNKFVLLSVQNHVGVITLNRPEVGNALNLAMAKELMEVAIHCSESNEIRAVVITGAGNKFSVGGDLKSFANEGNQIGSHLKSVTAYLHQAISYFARMNKPFIGAINGVAAGAGMSLACACDIAYASEKSKFVMAYNKIGLTPDGSGSYFLPKIVGVRRALELMYTNRMLDAKEAYEWGIINQVVPEEELMSVVHELAEKLASGPMEAYGATKKLFYQSLQETLESQMSLETQSLAERANSVEGREGISAFLEKREADYLKFNKE; this is encoded by the coding sequence ATGGATAATAAATTTGTGCTTTTATCAGTTCAAAACCATGTAGGCGTAATTACTTTGAATCGTCCAGAAGTTGGTAATGCTTTGAATCTAGCGATGGCCAAAGAGTTGATGGAAGTAGCTATCCATTGTTCAGAAAGTAATGAAATTAGAGCAGTTGTCATCACTGGAGCTGGAAATAAATTTTCAGTCGGCGGCGACTTGAAAAGTTTTGCTAACGAAGGTAATCAAATTGGTTCCCATTTAAAAAGCGTTACTGCCTATTTACATCAAGCTATTTCCTACTTTGCTAGAATGAATAAGCCATTTATTGGAGCTATTAATGGAGTAGCTGCAGGTGCAGGGATGAGTCTTGCTTGTGCATGCGATATTGCATATGCTTCAGAGAAATCAAAGTTTGTGATGGCGTATAATAAAATCGGATTAACTCCTGATGGTTCAGGCAGTTATTTCTTACCGAAAATTGTTGGAGTAAGACGTGCGTTAGAGTTGATGTATACAAATCGTATGTTGGATGCTAAAGAAGCATATGAGTGGGGAATCATTAACCAAGTTGTTCCTGAAGAAGAATTAATGAGTGTTGTTCATGAACTAGCAGAGAAGCTGGCGAGCGGGCCAATGGAAGCATATGGTGCAACTAAGAAATTGTTTTATCAGTCTTTGCAGGAAACTCTAGAATCTCAAATGAGTTTAGAGACACAATCATTGGCCGAAAGAGCAAATAGCGTAGAGGGAAGAGAAGGGATTTCAGCATTTTTGGAAAAACGAGAGGCTGACTATTTGAAGTTTAATAAAGAATAA
- a CDS encoding chromate transporter, which translates to MGNRYKELTLGMMRSGILGFGGGPSVIPLIRHEAVTRYQWLDDDEFGETLAIANTLPGPIATKMAAYLGYVTKGWTGALVSVCAHILPTCFAMVFLAAFISVLSSSAVVASMIAAVMPVVAVMLGQMAYEFGEKSVKGLGIILGIFFFALSFILLQVVSLHPGIVIMIFLAYGTVHFKFKSKFASKRHSNDKKEESAS; encoded by the coding sequence ATGGGAAATCGGTATAAAGAATTAACACTGGGCATGATGCGCAGCGGAATTTTAGGATTCGGCGGTGGACCTTCCGTTATTCCCTTAATTCGCCATGAAGCGGTTACCCGTTATCAATGGCTGGATGATGATGAATTCGGTGAAACGCTAGCGATTGCCAATACATTACCTGGACCAATCGCAACCAAAATGGCCGCTTACTTAGGCTATGTAACAAAAGGATGGACTGGAGCACTTGTAAGCGTATGTGCACATATTTTACCAACTTGTTTTGCGATGGTATTTTTAGCCGCTTTTATAAGCGTATTGAGCAGTTCTGCCGTTGTAGCGAGCATGATTGCAGCTGTGATGCCCGTTGTTGCTGTAATGCTTGGACAGATGGCGTATGAATTCGGTGAAAAATCAGTAAAAGGGCTAGGTATCATCCTTGGTATTTTCTTCTTCGCTCTTTCTTTTATCCTTCTGCAAGTTGTTTCTTTACACCCAGGCATTGTTATTATGATTTTCCTTGCCTACGGAACAGTTCATTTTAAGTTCAAAAGTAAATTCGCATCAAAACGCCATTCTAATGATAAGAAGGAGGAATCTGCCTCATGA
- a CDS encoding aromatic ring-hydroxylating oxygenase subunit alpha — protein sequence MNESMAIKKKKRVTPMPKQCTFSTEDWTVLSQYWYPVATIEEVTEKPTGIKLLDVHLVLYRANGKIIVARDLCLHRGVPLSMGWVEGDDIVCPYHGFRYGPEGNCTSIPAHPDAKISPRLCITIYPTVERYGLVWTSLAGEEENIPPLEAWDDEEYLNILPPFIDIAGSAGRQMEGFLDVAHFAWVHSKSFADRNNAFVPSYKVDKTDYGLHVEYVSTVSNYGKSQQHLEPPGFKWLRVFDVYPPFAARLTVHFPNNGKLFILNCVSPVSARQTRMFSPMARNFDKDAPIEDTYEFNLQIFNEDCEMVENQKPEELPLDLQAEAHIVADKTSINYRQILRQMGLGENYTS from the coding sequence ATGAATGAATCTATGGCGATAAAAAAGAAAAAAAGAGTCACTCCAATGCCGAAACAGTGTACGTTTAGTACGGAAGATTGGACCGTTTTATCTCAATATTGGTATCCGGTGGCAACGATTGAAGAAGTGACGGAAAAGCCAACCGGTATTAAGTTATTAGATGTTCATCTTGTGTTATATCGGGCGAATGGAAAGATTATTGTCGCGCGCGATTTATGTCTTCATCGTGGTGTTCCACTTAGTATGGGGTGGGTGGAAGGAGATGACATCGTTTGTCCTTATCACGGATTTCGTTATGGGCCTGAAGGAAATTGTACATCTATTCCAGCTCATCCTGATGCAAAAATTTCTCCGCGTCTTTGTATCACCATTTATCCGACTGTAGAGCGCTATGGGTTAGTATGGACTTCGCTAGCTGGAGAGGAAGAGAATATTCCGCCGCTTGAGGCGTGGGATGATGAAGAATATTTGAATATTTTACCGCCGTTTATTGATATTGCAGGATCTGCTGGTCGTCAAATGGAAGGATTTTTAGATGTGGCCCACTTTGCTTGGGTTCATTCGAAAAGCTTTGCTGACCGAAATAATGCATTTGTTCCAAGCTACAAAGTAGATAAAACAGATTATGGTTTGCATGTCGAGTATGTAAGTACGGTTAGCAATTATGGCAAGAGTCAACAACATTTAGAGCCGCCCGGTTTTAAATGGTTACGAGTGTTTGATGTATATCCTCCTTTTGCTGCTCGTTTGACTGTTCATTTTCCGAATAACGGGAAGTTGTTTATTTTAAATTGTGTAAGTCCTGTTTCTGCCCGTCAAACGCGCATGTTTTCCCCAATGGCAAGAAATTTCGATAAAGATGCACCGATTGAAGATACGTACGAGTTTAATTTGCAAATTTTTAATGAAGACTGTGAAATGGTGGAAAATCAAAAGCCCGAAGAGTTGCCTTTAGACCTGCAAGCGGAGGCTCATATTGTAGCAGATAAAACATCGATTAATTATCGTCAAATTCTGAGACAAATGGGATTAGGGGAGAATTATACGAGTTAA
- a CDS encoding Lrp/AsnC family transcriptional regulator: MEEYQIPNLKIDELDKKILSILHEDGRISYTDLGKEVGVSRVAVQTRINNLLEKGVIEKFTTVINPTKVGIHVSAFFNVEVEPKFLESVAELLEQDPAVTSLYHMTGPSKLHMHGIFSDNQEMERFLTEKLYAVEGVVSVDCQILIKRYKSRMGMKL; the protein is encoded by the coding sequence ATGGAGGAGTATCAAATTCCGAATTTAAAAATCGATGAATTAGATAAAAAAATTCTTTCTATCTTACATGAAGATGGACGGATTTCTTATACGGATTTAGGAAAAGAAGTAGGGGTATCCCGTGTCGCTGTACAAACACGAATTAATAATTTACTGGAAAAGGGTGTGATTGAAAAGTTCACGACCGTTATTAATCCAACGAAGGTTGGAATTCATGTTTCGGCGTTTTTTAATGTAGAAGTCGAACCAAAGTTTCTAGAGTCTGTTGCTGAGCTGCTTGAACAAGATCCCGCTGTAACGAGCTTATATCATATGACAGGCCCTAGTAAATTACATATGCATGGCATTTTTAGTGATAATCAAGAAATGGAACGCTTTTTAACGGAAAAGTTATATGCCGTAGAGGGTGTTGTCAGTGTAGATTGTCAAATTTTAATTAAGCGTTATAAAAGTAGAATGGGCATGAAGTTATAA
- the ggt gene encoding gamma-glutamyltransferase, whose protein sequence is MKSIVGTKSMVVSPHYLASMAGNQMLEKGGNAFDAAIAVSACLAVVYPHMTGLGGDSFWLTYKKSEGKIRGYNGSGRSGMGVTREAYKNETSIPFRGVRSAITVPGMLDSWDAILQEYGTMTLAEVLQPAIEYAEKGFPITKNQVVYTEKNQEWIAKTRVTADIYMPNGEIPQAGERFIQKDLAATLALLAEKGRDAFYKGELAEEIVSFLKEQGGLLTIDDFAAHRGNWVEPISTDYRGYTIYQVPPNSQGFVGLMALNILENFQLQEIEHGSAEYYHLLVEALKSGFRDRNQVLTDPEFFDIPLEKLLSKQYASKLADAIQTDAKPLTSPSLGSDTAYAAVVDCDGNAVSFIQSLYFEFGSGVVAGNTGILLQNRGSFFSLDSHHVNALEPAKRSFHTLMPAIACQNGEPRILYGTQGGEGQPQTQTAIITRMIDYGMDPQQAISEPRFVWGRTWGEDSEALKIESRVAADAIQTLKNKGHLVEVVEEFDGIMGHAQAIRIDEHNFLQGGVDPRGDGAAIGS, encoded by the coding sequence ATGAAATCGATTGTTGGTACAAAAAGCATGGTTGTTAGTCCTCATTATTTAGCCTCAATGGCAGGGAATCAAATGTTAGAAAAAGGAGGAAATGCTTTTGACGCTGCGATTGCAGTGAGTGCTTGTCTTGCGGTAGTTTATCCGCATATGACGGGATTAGGCGGTGACTCTTTTTGGTTAACGTATAAGAAAAGTGAAGGGAAAATTCGCGGTTATAATGGCAGTGGAAGATCTGGAATGGGTGTGACAAGAGAAGCTTATAAGAATGAGACGAGCATTCCGTTTCGCGGAGTTCGCAGTGCCATTACAGTACCTGGAATGCTAGATAGCTGGGATGCTATTTTACAAGAGTATGGAACGATGACATTAGCTGAAGTATTACAGCCTGCAATCGAGTATGCAGAAAAGGGCTTCCCCATTACAAAAAATCAAGTTGTCTATACAGAGAAGAATCAAGAATGGATTGCGAAAACCCGAGTTACTGCGGATATTTATATGCCTAATGGAGAGATTCCGCAAGCTGGTGAGCGATTTATTCAAAAGGATTTAGCTGCTACATTAGCGTTGCTTGCAGAAAAAGGGCGAGATGCTTTTTATAAAGGTGAACTAGCAGAAGAGATTGTTTCCTTTTTAAAAGAACAAGGCGGATTGCTTACAATAGATGATTTTGCCGCTCACCGTGGCAATTGGGTAGAGCCTATTTCAACAGATTATCGCGGTTATACGATTTATCAAGTGCCGCCTAACTCTCAAGGATTTGTTGGTTTGATGGCATTAAATATTCTTGAGAACTTTCAGTTACAAGAGATTGAACATGGATCGGCTGAATATTATCATTTACTTGTAGAGGCTTTAAAATCAGGTTTCCGTGATCGAAATCAAGTATTAACAGATCCGGAGTTTTTTGATATCCCGCTTGAAAAATTATTAAGTAAGCAATACGCGTCTAAACTAGCTGATGCGATTCAAACGGATGCGAAGCCATTGACGAGTCCTTCGCTTGGAAGTGATACAGCTTATGCCGCAGTCGTTGATTGTGATGGAAATGCGGTGTCGTTTATTCAAAGTTTATATTTTGAATTTGGTTCAGGGGTTGTTGCTGGGAATACGGGTATTCTTTTGCAAAACCGCGGTTCCTTCTTCTCATTGGATTCGCATCATGTAAATGCGTTGGAGCCTGCTAAGCGTTCGTTTCATACGTTAATGCCGGCTATCGCTTGTCAAAATGGAGAGCCTCGTATTTTGTACGGAACGCAAGGCGGGGAAGGACAGCCGCAAACGCAAACCGCGATTATTACTCGGATGATTGATTACGGAATGGACCCGCAACAGGCTATTAGTGAGCCGCGCTTTGTTTGGGGAAGAACGTGGGGAGAAGATAGTGAGGCTTTAAAAATCGAAAGTCGAGTAGCAGCTGATGCCATTCAAACGTTAAAGAACAAAGGTCATCTCGTAGAAGTAGTTGAAGAATTCGATGGCATCATGGGGCACGCTCAAGCCATTCGAATTGATGAGCATAATTTCCTTCAAGGTGGAGTCGATCCAAGGGGCGATGGCGCTGCAATTGGGTCTTAA
- a CDS encoding LysR family transcriptional regulator, which translates to MSLAKFEVFSTVVELGSLTKAGETLGLTQSAVSHAIASLESEWGFSLLNRGRSGINLTNNGEHVLKYIREILKWNEEMLQEIANINGLTTGKVRIGTFSSVSAQWLPEILKNFHTYYPSIEIKLLEGNYDDIEYWISNGIVDFGFVSLPTLHRFEVIPLKKDRMLCLLYDEHPLVQQKELNFKMIEEEPLIMSKKGSDNDLRRLLEENNITPNIKFELADDQAIFSMVQHGIGIAILPEMALYRVPKNVRILNFEQENYRTIGIAATSFKNLAPATKKFIEYLKSWLNEPAHRNTL; encoded by the coding sequence TTGTCGCTTGCTAAGTTTGAAGTTTTTAGTACGGTGGTAGAATTAGGGAGCCTTACAAAGGCGGGAGAAACTCTTGGTTTAACCCAGTCTGCGGTCAGTCATGCCATCGCCAGTCTTGAATCGGAATGGGGATTTTCGCTTCTCAATAGAGGACGATCAGGTATTAATTTGACAAACAATGGAGAACATGTCTTAAAATACATACGGGAAATTTTAAAATGGAACGAGGAAATGCTTCAAGAAATAGCTAATATCAATGGTCTAACAACCGGTAAGGTACGTATTGGAACGTTTTCAAGTGTATCGGCTCAATGGCTGCCGGAAATCTTGAAAAATTTTCATACATATTATCCTTCTATAGAAATTAAATTGCTGGAAGGAAATTATGATGATATTGAGTATTGGATATCAAACGGTATCGTTGATTTTGGTTTTGTGTCTTTACCAACTTTGCATCGCTTTGAAGTAATCCCTTTAAAAAAAGATAGAATGCTTTGCCTCCTCTATGATGAACACCCTCTTGTTCAACAAAAGGAGCTTAATTTTAAAATGATTGAAGAGGAGCCATTAATCATGTCAAAGAAAGGGAGCGATAATGATTTAAGACGGCTCTTAGAAGAAAACAACATAACACCTAATATAAAATTTGAGCTTGCAGATGATCAAGCCATATTTTCAATGGTTCAACATGGTATCGGAATCGCTATTCTTCCTGAAATGGCTTTGTATCGCGTTCCAAAGAACGTTCGTATTCTTAACTTTGAACAAGAGAATTACCGTACTATTGGCATCGCTGCTACATCTTTTAAAAACCTTGCTCCAGCTACGAAAAAGTTCATTGAATATTTGAAATCGTGGTTAAATGAGCCTGCACACCGCAATACACTTTGA
- a CDS encoding DMT family transporter has translation MNGIKMLGVTKGAGANAQLKADFTMLIVTMFWGSSYLFMKMGLESIQGFNLVALRFGIAFILAGIIFYKRFVRVDFRTIKYGFLLGTILFSAISVVTIGVKSTSASNAGFLFSLTVVFVPLLLAGLFREKLEKRIVFGVGFSIIGIALLTLNNGLTISSGDFLIILGALLYAVYIIVTDKVTKNSDSIMLGVLQLGFTGAWGLLFSSIFETPHLPTTTESWVSILILGIICSAFGFIGQTVAQKYTTPTHTGLIFSLEPVFAALFAFVFAGEVLAERGYLGASLVLIGLLISKIDFNKTLMRKRYSKTAEGSEA, from the coding sequence ATGAACGGGATTAAAATGCTCGGTGTAACAAAGGGCGCAGGTGCAAATGCTCAATTGAAAGCAGATTTCACCATGTTGATAGTCACAATGTTTTGGGGTTCATCCTATTTATTTATGAAGATGGGACTGGAATCTATTCAAGGATTTAACTTGGTCGCATTACGGTTTGGAATAGCCTTTATTTTAGCTGGGATCATATTTTATAAACGCTTTGTGCGTGTGGATTTTCGTACTATAAAATATGGATTTTTATTAGGGACCATCTTGTTCTCAGCAATTTCGGTTGTCACCATAGGAGTAAAATCCACATCTGCTTCAAATGCAGGATTTTTATTCAGTCTTACAGTTGTCTTTGTCCCCTTGTTATTAGCCGGGTTGTTTAGAGAAAAACTTGAGAAAAGAATTGTTTTTGGCGTAGGCTTCTCTATAATAGGTATCGCTCTTTTAACTTTAAATAATGGATTAACAATTAGTTCTGGAGATTTCCTCATCATTTTAGGTGCATTATTGTATGCTGTTTACATCATTGTTACAGATAAGGTAACGAAAAATTCAGATTCTATTATGCTTGGAGTCTTACAACTTGGCTTTACGGGGGCGTGGGGGCTGCTATTTTCATCTATTTTTGAAACTCCGCATCTTCCTACCACAACGGAATCATGGGTTTCTATTTTGATATTAGGCATAATTTGCAGTGCATTTGGATTTATTGGTCAAACCGTAGCCCAAAAATATACGACACCAACGCATACAGGTCTCATATTTTCATTAGAACCCGTTTTTGCAGCATTATTTGCTTTTGTTTTCGCAGGCGAAGTATTGGCAGAAAGAGGGTATCTAGGAGCAAGTCTTGTCTTAATAGGTCTCTTAATTTCCAAGATAGATTTTAATAAAACCCTAATGAGAAAAAGATATAGCAAAACAGCTGAAGGTTCTGAAGCTTAG